CAATGTCCAGTCGCCAAATCGTTTGTAAAGATCGCTCAGCATACGTGCTGCAGCGTAGGAAGACTTCTCTGGGTCGCGGCGTTCATCAATATAACTGTCAATCTGAAGGTCATATTGTTTACCTGTTGAAGCCATGAATTGCCATAGTCCTGCTGCTCCCACACGTGAGGTAGCATTAGGGTTTAAGCCTGACTCTATCACAGGAAGATACTTCAGCTCTAATGGTAAACCATAGAAACGTAGTGCTTCTTCAAAGATAGGGTTGTAATAACGTGCACGTCCCAAGAGGTAAGAAGTTGATTGGCGTCCTGCCTTTGTGTAGCGATCGATATATTTCTTAACTTCCTCATTACAGGTCATTGTCATCACATTCGATAGATTACGCATCTTACGATCGATGACTTCCATACCGTTTTCTGGCTCTGTTGTGTTCGTAGAGGGTGTGTTTTCGAACCCTGTTTGTATGCCACTATTATAGAACTTATCATCTACATAGTCTACATCAACATATCCTGCCATCGTTTCTGATGCATCAGGAATCATCACATTCACAACTTTACCACGACTATCAACGACAGTTTGCTGTTGTGCATAGATTCCGCAGGTTGCTCCCATTGTAATAAGGAAGGAAACAATATATCTTTTTCTACTCATTATTTCTTAGTTAGTTAGCGCAAATACAGTGCGCTACTGCTTAGAATGTCAGACTACATCCAATACCTATTGCCGATGAACGGAAAGGGTTGTTAGGTGTAGCGATACTCTTATTTGATATGACCGTTGGTGCAATATGCAGTGAGAGGTCATCTGATATGTCAAAGTCGGATAAGGAAGCGTCTACGTAAGCATCAATAACTGATAAGGCATAAACC
The Prevotella melaninogenica DNA segment above includes these coding regions:
- a CDS encoding lytic transglycosylase domain-containing protein, giving the protein MSRKRYIVSFLITMGATCGIYAQQQTVVDSRGKVVNVMIPDASETMAGYVDVDYVDDKFYNSGIQTGFENTPSTNTTEPENGMEVIDRKMRNLSNVMTMTCNEEVKKYIDRYTKAGRQSTSYLLGRARYYNPIFEEALRFYGLPLELKYLPVIESGLNPNATSRVGAAGLWQFMASTGKQYDLQIDSYIDERRDPEKSSYAAARMLSDLYKRFGDWTLALAAYNCGPGRVSSAITKAGGGADFWAVYQHLPKETRGYVPAFIAANYVMNYYADYNITPLSTGLPNCCDTIIIEKDVTLAKIANVLGMNVDDLKVLNPQYRQGFIKAFATNGVAKLRLPSEMIEKFKGYKDLIYQNETPNEEPSMTIAATNTSQGTMPY